In Paenarthrobacter sp. GOM3, a single window of DNA contains:
- a CDS encoding solute symporter family protein gives MNATMVPAVEVAALKDTTLLNMGIFALFVAVTMVIVFRASRNNKTAADYYAAGRSFTGSQNGTAIAGDYLSAASFLGITGAIAINGYDGFLYSIGFLVAWLVALLLVAELLRNTGKFTMADVLSFRLRQRPVRIAAALSTLAVCFFYLLAQMAGAGSLISLLLGISDWGGQALVIIVVGALMIMYVLIGGMKGTTWVQIIKAILLIAGAAVMTAMVLAIYGFNLSSLLGSAAEAANNPAVLNPGLQYGKTETSKLDFMSLGLALVLGTAALPHVLMRFYTVPTAKEARKSVVWAIWLIGLFYLFTLVLGYGAAALVGAETIKSAPGGVNSAAPLLAFHLGGPLLLGFISAVAFATILAVVAGLTITAAASFAHDIYANVISKGKADATAEVKVARRTVVVIGVLAILGGIFANGQNVAFLVALAFAVAASANLPTIVYSLFWKKFTTQGAVWSMYGGLAAAILLIAFSPVVSGAKTSMIQGANFAIFPLSNPGIVSIPLAFFLGWLGTVLDKRREDPAKQAEMEVRSLTGIGAEKAVDH, from the coding sequence ATGAACGCCACCATGGTCCCGGCAGTCGAGGTCGCTGCCCTCAAGGACACCACGCTGTTGAACATGGGCATCTTTGCCTTGTTCGTCGCGGTCACCATGGTCATCGTTTTCCGGGCCAGCCGGAACAACAAGACAGCCGCCGACTACTACGCCGCGGGCCGTTCCTTCACGGGCTCCCAGAACGGAACGGCCATCGCGGGCGACTACCTGTCGGCGGCGTCGTTCCTCGGCATTACCGGTGCAATCGCCATCAACGGGTACGACGGCTTCCTGTACTCCATCGGCTTCCTGGTCGCCTGGCTCGTGGCCCTGCTGCTCGTCGCCGAACTGCTCCGCAACACCGGCAAGTTCACCATGGCCGACGTCCTCTCCTTCCGGTTGCGCCAACGGCCTGTCCGCATCGCCGCTGCACTGTCCACCCTTGCAGTCTGCTTCTTCTACCTCCTGGCGCAGATGGCCGGCGCAGGCAGCCTCATCTCGCTCCTGCTGGGAATCAGCGACTGGGGCGGACAAGCGCTGGTGATCATCGTCGTCGGCGCGTTGATGATCATGTATGTGCTCATCGGCGGCATGAAGGGCACCACCTGGGTGCAGATCATCAAGGCGATCCTGCTCATCGCCGGCGCCGCAGTCATGACGGCCATGGTGCTTGCGATCTACGGATTCAATCTCTCCAGCCTGCTGGGATCGGCGGCAGAGGCTGCCAATAACCCGGCCGTCCTCAACCCGGGCCTGCAGTACGGCAAGACCGAAACATCCAAGCTCGACTTCATGTCGCTGGGCCTGGCACTGGTCCTCGGAACTGCAGCCCTGCCGCACGTCCTGATGCGTTTCTACACGGTTCCCACCGCCAAAGAAGCCCGCAAGTCCGTGGTGTGGGCTATTTGGCTGATCGGCCTGTTCTACCTCTTCACCCTGGTGCTGGGCTACGGAGCAGCCGCCCTGGTAGGTGCGGAAACCATCAAGTCCGCACCCGGTGGCGTCAACTCAGCTGCGCCGCTGCTGGCCTTCCACCTCGGCGGCCCGCTGCTTCTTGGCTTCATCTCGGCCGTCGCTTTCGCCACGATCCTCGCCGTCGTCGCCGGCTTGACCATCACCGCAGCCGCGTCCTTCGCCCACGACATCTACGCGAACGTCATTTCGAAGGGCAAAGCCGACGCTACTGCAGAGGTGAAAGTTGCCCGGCGCACTGTTGTGGTGATCGGCGTCCTCGCCATCCTCGGTGGCATCTTCGCCAACGGCCAGAACGTGGCCTTCCTGGTGGCGCTGGCCTTCGCGGTCGCGGCCTCCGCCAACCTGCCCACCATTGTCTACTCGCTGTTCTGGAAGAAGTTCACCACCCAAGGCGCCGTATGGAGCATGTATGGCGGGCTCGCAGCAGCGATCCTGCTCATCGCGTTCTCGCCCGTAGTCTCGGGTGCCAAGACATCGATGATCCAGGGCGCCAACTTCGCGATCTTCCCGCTCAGCAACCCGGGCATTGTTTCCATCCCGTTGGCCTTCTTCCTGGGCTGGCTCGGAACGGTCTTGGACAAGCGGCGCGAAGACCCGGCCAAGCAGGCAGAGATGGAGGTGCGCTCGCTGACCGGAATCGGAGCTGAGAAGGCAGTGGACCACTAG
- a CDS encoding PHP domain-containing protein, whose product MDPIEALDEISFWLERSQAPTFKVQAFRKAAEAVRQLPPDDLAKLVAAGRITSLKGVGSRSAEVITQSLEDKVPEYLADLRERGTEPLAQGGDTLRAALRGDLHSHSNWSDGGSPIEAMVAAARTLGREYLALTDHSPNLTIANGLSIERLEDQLRIVEDINASHDGFQLLKGIEVDILEDGTLDQAPHMLDRLDVVVASVHSKLRSDKKTMTARMLGGISDPHTNVLGHCTGRLVQGSRGTRPESEFDAAKVFSECAAWGVAVEINSRPERQDPPDNLIKMALDAGCLFSIDSDAHAPGQLDFLQYGAARAEALGVPKERIVTTWPLEQLTEWLSLKK is encoded by the coding sequence ATGGATCCCATCGAGGCGCTCGACGAAATTTCTTTTTGGCTCGAACGCAGCCAAGCACCCACCTTCAAGGTCCAGGCGTTCCGCAAAGCGGCCGAAGCCGTTCGGCAGCTACCGCCCGACGATCTCGCAAAGCTGGTGGCCGCCGGCCGCATCACCAGCCTCAAAGGCGTAGGCAGCCGCAGCGCCGAGGTCATAACCCAGTCGCTGGAAGACAAAGTCCCCGAGTATCTGGCAGATCTTCGGGAGCGTGGCACCGAACCACTGGCCCAAGGCGGCGACACACTCCGGGCAGCGTTGCGGGGCGATCTTCACAGTCACAGCAACTGGTCCGACGGCGGATCCCCCATCGAAGCGATGGTGGCCGCAGCACGCACGCTTGGCCGCGAATACCTGGCCCTCACGGACCACTCCCCCAACCTCACCATAGCCAACGGCCTGAGCATCGAACGTCTCGAGGATCAGTTGCGCATAGTGGAGGACATCAATGCCTCCCACGACGGGTTCCAATTGCTCAAGGGCATCGAGGTGGACATCCTGGAAGACGGAACCCTGGACCAGGCACCGCACATGCTGGACCGGCTGGACGTGGTGGTGGCCAGCGTCCATTCGAAGCTTCGCTCAGATAAGAAGACCATGACCGCGAGAATGCTCGGCGGCATCAGCGACCCGCACACCAACGTCCTGGGCCACTGCACGGGACGGCTCGTCCAGGGGTCCCGGGGCACCCGGCCCGAGTCCGAGTTCGATGCAGCCAAGGTCTTCAGCGAGTGCGCGGCGTGGGGTGTAGCAGTGGAAATCAATTCCCGCCCTGAACGGCAGGACCCGCCGGACAACCTCATCAAAATGGCCCTCGACGCGGGATGCCTGTTCAGCATCGACAGCGACGCACACGCACCCGGCCAGCTCGACTTCCTGCAGTACGGGGCTGCGCGCGCCGAAGCGCTCGGAGTACCGAAGGAACGCATCGTCACCACCTGGCCACTGGAACAACTGACTGAGTGGCTCAGCCTCAAGAAATGA
- a CDS encoding DUF4383 domain-containing protein, with protein MRTSPNRLIATIFGAVYLLVGVLGFFVTSGIGFFATEGANLIIFAVNPLHNIIHLAIGAALLYAGMNGVTLSKSVNTTVGGVYLLVGIVGLFLVGSSLNIIALNGADNVLHLASAVVLLGVALSQDKAAVASARA; from the coding sequence ATGCGTACTTCGCCCAATCGCTTGATCGCCACCATCTTCGGAGCCGTTTACCTCTTGGTAGGCGTGCTCGGATTCTTTGTCACCTCGGGAATCGGCTTCTTCGCCACCGAGGGCGCCAACCTGATCATTTTCGCTGTGAACCCGCTTCACAACATCATCCACCTGGCCATCGGCGCCGCGTTGCTCTACGCAGGCATGAACGGTGTCACCCTCTCCAAGTCGGTCAACACCACGGTTGGTGGCGTCTACTTGCTGGTCGGTATCGTTGGCCTCTTCCTGGTCGGCAGCTCGCTGAACATCATCGCCCTCAACGGCGCCGATAACGTGCTGCACCTCGCCAGCGCCGTGGTTCTGCTCGGCGTAGCCCTCTCCCAGGACAAGGCCGCCGTAGCCTCCGCCCGCGCCTAG
- a CDS encoding Lrp/AsnC family transcriptional regulator, with the protein MQPLDGTDTRLLSAMAKDPRGTVVALAQKLGLSRNTVQARMAQLEKKHAFLSFERRINPVALGYPLTAFITVHVQQQKLASLAQDLADIPEILEGFGLTGSADLLLRVVALDAEDLYRINGKILGCDGVDRTDTALAMREMIPYRVQPLLGRRSES; encoded by the coding sequence ATGCAACCTTTGGATGGCACTGACACCCGGCTCCTTTCTGCCATGGCGAAGGATCCCCGCGGGACCGTCGTGGCCCTCGCACAAAAATTGGGGTTGTCCCGCAATACGGTTCAGGCCCGCATGGCCCAGCTTGAAAAGAAGCATGCGTTCCTCTCCTTCGAGAGGCGCATCAATCCGGTCGCGCTCGGCTATCCACTGACGGCGTTCATCACCGTCCATGTGCAACAGCAGAAGCTCGCGTCCCTTGCCCAGGACCTGGCCGACATCCCGGAAATCCTTGAAGGATTCGGCTTGACGGGATCAGCTGACCTCCTGCTCCGGGTCGTTGCCTTGGATGCCGAAGACCTCTACCGCATCAACGGCAAAATCCTGGGTTGTGACGGTGTGGACCGGACGGATACAGCGCTGGCAATGCGGGAGATGATCCCCTACCGCGTCCAACCATTGCTGGGGCGTCGCTCCGAGTCGTGA
- the pdhA gene encoding pyruvate dehydrogenase (acetyl-transferring) E1 component subunit alpha has translation MLTDQAGQGVHHDTPGPGQSAQNPLRTGGDLLQLVSPEGERISHPEFDVWVKDVGDEQLCSLYEDMTVIRRIDAEATALQRQGELALWPPLLGQEASQIGSSRSLRDDDFVFPSYRESGVAYVRGAHLSEIARVWRGNASYGWDPQRINLATPQIIIGSQSLHATGYAMGVQLDGANTAVLAYFGDGATSEGDVNEAMVFAASYQAPVVFFCQNNHWAISEPVRIQSHVQLADRPTGFGIPSMRVDGNDVLAVMAATRVALDRARSGGGPTFIEAVTYRMGPHTTADDPTRYRDPIELEDWAAKDPILRLRKLLEAKGLLTEDVEARVKAKADAVAAELRSSCIGMADPQPLDVFNHVYSTPNPWIERQKDHYSRYLNSFNEPVEEGAL, from the coding sequence GTGTTGACGGATCAGGCGGGCCAGGGAGTGCACCACGACACTCCGGGCCCGGGACAAAGTGCACAAAATCCCCTGAGGACTGGCGGCGATCTGCTCCAGCTGGTTTCTCCGGAAGGCGAGCGGATCAGCCATCCCGAATTCGATGTCTGGGTCAAGGACGTCGGTGATGAGCAATTGTGCTCCTTGTATGAGGACATGACGGTCATCCGCCGCATAGATGCCGAGGCAACGGCGCTCCAGCGACAAGGAGAGCTGGCACTGTGGCCCCCTCTGCTTGGACAGGAAGCATCCCAGATAGGCTCGAGCCGATCGTTGCGTGACGACGACTTCGTCTTCCCGAGCTACCGCGAAAGCGGAGTAGCCTACGTGCGCGGAGCCCACCTCTCCGAAATCGCCAGGGTCTGGCGCGGCAACGCCTCCTACGGGTGGGACCCCCAGCGCATCAACCTGGCGACACCCCAGATCATCATCGGTTCCCAGAGCCTGCACGCCACTGGTTACGCCATGGGTGTCCAGCTGGACGGCGCAAACACGGCGGTCCTGGCCTACTTCGGCGATGGTGCCACGAGCGAAGGCGACGTCAACGAAGCCATGGTCTTTGCGGCCAGCTACCAAGCCCCCGTGGTGTTTTTCTGCCAAAACAACCACTGGGCCATCTCAGAGCCGGTCCGGATCCAGTCGCACGTCCAGTTGGCTGACAGGCCCACGGGTTTCGGAATCCCGAGCATGCGGGTTGACGGCAACGATGTGCTCGCCGTCATGGCTGCAACGCGCGTCGCTTTGGACCGGGCACGTTCCGGCGGCGGCCCCACCTTCATCGAGGCCGTTACGTACCGTATGGGCCCGCACACCACAGCCGATGACCCCACCCGCTATCGCGACCCCATCGAGCTGGAGGACTGGGCCGCCAAGGACCCCATCCTCAGGTTGCGAAAGCTCCTGGAAGCCAAGGGACTGCTGACCGAGGACGTGGAAGCCCGCGTCAAGGCGAAGGCCGACGCTGTGGCTGCGGAACTTCGCTCCAGCTGCATCGGGATGGCCGATCCGCAGCCGCTGGACGTCTTCAACCACGTCTACAGCACGCCCAATCCCTGGATAGAACGCCAGAAGGACCATTACTCGCGGTACCTGAACAGCTTTAACGAACCCGTCGAGGAAGGTGCACTCTGA